Proteins from one Streptomyces genisteinicus genomic window:
- a CDS encoding ABC transporter substrate-binding protein: MTIFRSGARRAASVLALTTALALTATACGDDGSGAAGDKGTEGSGKGKITFWDNNGGVRTDVWKEIIADFEKANPDIDVEYVGVASTEVQSKYDTAIQGGGLPDVGGVGAAMLAGIAAQNALEPLDERIAVSTLNGKLNDAMLESVKAAGGQGKAFTVPTSASNGVLYYRTDLFEAAGLEEPDTWAKFYDAADKLTDKGKNRFGYTIRGGAGSIAQALDAMYGQSGIKDFWAGDKTTVDAPENVAALEKYAALFKKNTPAADVNNDFTKMVAQFDSGEIGMLNHNLGSYTDHVKALGTEKFRGIPQPVGDDGKRVQVSNPVDGLGLFKTSKNKAAAWKFIEFAASHASNSKWNESAGAIPSNVDAAKDPWLAKAEPTKLAADALFSGDTTIVQLPYYLPDWNAISKADNEPEFQKVLLGKATAKEFLTKLAEQLNEAQAEWKAQTK; encoded by the coding sequence ATGACCATCTTCCGCAGCGGGGCGCGCAGAGCCGCCTCCGTTCTCGCCCTGACCACCGCCCTCGCGCTCACCGCCACCGCCTGCGGGGACGACGGCAGCGGCGCGGCCGGCGACAAGGGCACCGAGGGATCGGGCAAGGGAAAGATCACCTTCTGGGACAACAACGGCGGTGTCCGCACCGACGTCTGGAAGGAGATCATCGCGGACTTCGAGAAGGCCAACCCGGACATCGACGTCGAGTACGTGGGCGTCGCCTCCACCGAGGTGCAGTCGAAGTACGACACCGCCATCCAGGGCGGGGGCCTGCCGGACGTCGGCGGGGTGGGCGCGGCGATGCTGGCGGGCATCGCGGCGCAGAACGCGCTGGAGCCGCTGGACGAGCGGATCGCGGTGAGCACCCTCAACGGCAAGCTGAACGACGCGATGCTGGAGAGCGTGAAGGCGGCGGGCGGCCAGGGCAAGGCGTTCACCGTCCCGACCTCCGCGAGCAACGGCGTCCTGTACTACCGCACCGACCTGTTCGAGGCCGCCGGTCTCGAAGAGCCCGACACCTGGGCGAAGTTCTACGACGCGGCCGACAAGCTGACCGACAAGGGCAAGAACCGCTTCGGCTACACCATCCGCGGCGGCGCCGGCTCCATCGCCCAGGCCCTGGACGCGATGTACGGGCAGAGCGGCATCAAGGACTTCTGGGCCGGCGACAAGACCACTGTCGACGCCCCGGAGAACGTGGCCGCGCTGGAGAAGTACGCCGCACTGTTCAAGAAGAACACCCCGGCCGCCGACGTGAACAACGACTTCACGAAGATGGTCGCGCAGTTCGACAGCGGCGAGATCGGCATGCTCAACCACAACCTGGGCTCCTACACGGACCATGTGAAGGCGCTGGGCACCGAGAAGTTCCGGGGCATCCCGCAGCCCGTCGGCGACGACGGCAAGCGGGTGCAGGTCTCCAACCCGGTCGACGGACTGGGCCTGTTCAAGACCTCCAAGAACAAGGCCGCGGCCTGGAAGTTCATCGAGTTCGCCGCCTCCCACGCCTCGAACAGCAAGTGGAACGAGTCGGCCGGCGCGATCCCGTCCAACGTGGACGCGGCGAAGGACCCGTGGCTGGCGAAGGCGGAGCCGACGAAGCTCGCGGCCGACGCCCTGTTCAGCGGTGACACCACGATCGTGCAGCTGCCGTACTACCTGCCGGACTGGAACGCCATCTCCAAGGCCGACAACGAGCCGGAGTTCCAGAAGGTCCTGCTCGGCAAGGCGACCGCGAAGGAGTTCCTCACCAAGCTGGCGGAGCAGCTGAACGAGGCCCAGGCGGAGTGGAAGGCGCAGACCAAGTGA
- a CDS encoding family 43 glycosylhydrolase, producing the protein MISSDLGDGTYRNPVLPADWSDPDVVRVGDDYYLTASSFGRVPGLPLLHSTDLVNWTLVGHALQRLEPAAAFSVPRHDCGVWAPSIRHHDGRLWIFWGDPDHGIWQVNAPGVRGPWTEPHLVKAGRGLIDPCPLWDEESGEAYLVHAWAKSRSGVKNRLTGHRMRLDGTGLLDEGTTIVDADRIPGWFTLEGPKLYRHDGWFWILAPAGGVTNGWQGALRSRDFLGPYEERIVLEQGATDVNGPHQGGWVRTRSGEDWFLHFQERGAYGRLVHLQPMRWGEDGWPVLGDGGSPVRVHPKPDLPARGPSAPATDDDFPGGRFGRQWQWTANPGDGWTTAHGGDGLRLSCTRSADADDLRRLPHVLTQRLPALDAVAEVDLVLDSGEPGARAGFAVLGDAYAWIGLERGDDGAARLVHRFAETTADAERDAAVPRIAPAGRARLRIEVSAGARCRFSAAVPPDPADASGAPSGFVPSGQVFAATPWRWVGALFGLFGAAPALPGQQGPGYAGTATFTTFRIRPSGR; encoded by the coding sequence GTGATCAGCTCGGACCTCGGGGACGGCACGTACCGCAACCCCGTGCTCCCGGCCGACTGGTCCGACCCGGACGTCGTGCGGGTGGGCGACGACTACTACCTGACCGCGTCCAGCTTCGGCCGGGTGCCGGGCCTGCCGCTGCTGCACTCCACGGACCTGGTGAACTGGACGCTCGTGGGGCACGCGCTCCAGCGGCTGGAGCCGGCCGCGGCGTTCAGCGTGCCCCGGCACGACTGCGGGGTGTGGGCGCCGTCCATCCGTCACCACGACGGGCGTCTGTGGATCTTCTGGGGCGACCCGGACCACGGCATCTGGCAGGTCAACGCGCCGGGCGTGCGCGGCCCGTGGACCGAGCCGCACCTGGTGAAGGCGGGGCGCGGGCTCATCGACCCCTGCCCGCTGTGGGACGAGGAGTCGGGTGAGGCGTACCTGGTGCACGCCTGGGCCAAGTCCCGCTCGGGGGTCAAGAACCGGCTGACGGGCCACCGGATGCGCCTGGACGGCACGGGTCTGCTCGACGAGGGGACCACGATCGTCGACGCCGACCGGATACCGGGGTGGTTCACCCTGGAGGGCCCCAAGCTGTACCGGCACGACGGCTGGTTCTGGATCCTGGCGCCGGCGGGCGGTGTCACCAACGGCTGGCAGGGCGCGCTGCGCTCCAGGGACTTCCTCGGTCCCTACGAGGAGCGGATCGTCCTGGAGCAGGGCGCCACGGACGTCAACGGTCCGCATCAGGGCGGCTGGGTGCGCACCCGGTCCGGCGAGGACTGGTTCCTGCACTTCCAGGAGCGCGGGGCGTACGGGCGGCTGGTGCATCTGCAGCCCATGCGGTGGGGCGAGGACGGCTGGCCGGTGCTCGGCGACGGCGGGTCGCCGGTGCGGGTGCACCCCAAGCCCGACCTGCCCGCGCGGGGGCCGTCGGCGCCGGCGACGGACGACGACTTCCCCGGAGGCCGGTTCGGCCGGCAGTGGCAGTGGACCGCCAACCCGGGCGACGGCTGGACGACGGCGCACGGCGGCGACGGACTGCGTCTGTCGTGCACGCGGTCGGCGGACGCGGACGATCTGCGCCGGCTGCCGCACGTGCTGACGCAGCGGCTGCCGGCCCTGGACGCGGTGGCCGAGGTCGATCTCGTGCTGGACAGCGGCGAGCCCGGGGCCCGGGCCGGGTTCGCCGTCCTCGGTGACGCGTACGCGTGGATCGGTCTGGAGCGCGGCGACGACGGCGCGGCCCGGCTGGTGCACCGCTTCGCGGAGACGACCGCGGACGCGGAGCGGGACGCGGCGGTGCCGCGGATCGCGCCCGCGGGCCGGGCGCGGCTGCGGATCGAGGTGTCCGCGGGTGCCCGGTGCCGCTTCTCGGCGGCCGTCCCGCCCGATCCCGCGGACGCCTCCGGCGCGCCCTCCGGGTTCGTGCCGTCCGGGCAGGTGTTCGCCGCGACGCCGTGGCGCTGGGTCGGCGCACTGTTCGGCCTGTTCGGCGCGGCTCCTGCGCTGCCGGGACAACAGGGTCCCGGCTACGCGGGGACGGCCACGTTCACCACGTTCCGCATACGCCCCTCGGGGCGCTGA
- a CDS encoding PmoA family protein: protein MTAATVLSCAGRPVAHYTTAPVAERRCSPRPCLHPVRTPGGVTVTELMPADHLHHLGASVAVPDVAGHNFWGGRTFVRDRGPTELDNHGEQRHDGFKLHDRDGFVEELSWVADGRRLLREHRTVAVTALDDTAWALDLTFSLTNTTGEEVSIGSPATNGRPGAGYGGFFWRAPKEATEARVFTADADGEAAVHGRCADWLALAGEEWTLVFAGATARTREDPWFVRTAEYPGVGSSLAAGDRLPVAAGGTVVRRVVTVVADGRLDRGAAAALVRKAVTA, encoded by the coding sequence GTGACCGCGGCGACGGTGCTGAGCTGCGCCGGGCGTCCGGTAGCCCACTACACGACGGCCCCGGTGGCCGAGCGGCGCTGCTCGCCGCGGCCCTGCCTGCACCCGGTGCGCACGCCGGGCGGTGTCACGGTCACCGAGCTGATGCCCGCGGACCACCTGCACCACCTGGGCGCGTCGGTGGCCGTCCCCGACGTGGCGGGACACAACTTCTGGGGCGGGCGCACCTTCGTCCGCGACCGGGGGCCGACCGAGCTCGACAACCACGGCGAGCAGCGGCACGACGGGTTCAAACTGCACGACCGGGACGGCTTCGTGGAGGAGCTGAGCTGGGTCGCGGACGGGCGGCGGCTGCTCCGGGAGCACCGCACGGTCGCGGTGACCGCGCTGGACGACACGGCGTGGGCGCTGGACCTGACGTTCTCGCTGACGAACACCACCGGCGAGGAGGTGTCGATCGGCTCCCCGGCCACCAATGGGCGTCCGGGCGCCGGTTACGGCGGGTTCTTCTGGCGTGCCCCGAAGGAGGCGACCGAGGCCCGGGTCTTCACCGCGGACGCGGACGGGGAGGCCGCGGTGCACGGCCGGTGCGCCGACTGGCTGGCGCTGGCCGGCGAGGAGTGGACGCTGGTGTTCGCCGGGGCGACGGCGCGGACCCGCGAGGACCCGTGGTTCGTGCGCACCGCCGAGTACCCGGGCGTCGGGTCCTCGCTCGCCGCGGGCGACCGGCTGCCGGTCGCTGCCGGCGGGACGGTGGTGCGCCGTGTCGTGACCGTCGTCGCCGACGGGCGGCTGGACCGCGGTGCCGCGGCGGCCCTGGTGCGGAAGGCGGTGACCGCGTGA
- a CDS encoding Gfo/Idh/MocA family protein, which yields MSGASRPLPVVLAGARGHGRVHLENIRRLEHAGLVRLAGVCELRPLTAEELGSPAGEVAQSDDFDALLASTGARVAVICTPIQTHTDLALVAARRGVHLLLEKPPAPSYAEFRRMADGVRAAGVACQIGFQSLGSDAVAAVRALVAGGAIGEVRGVGAAGAWVRGEAYFRRSPWSGRRRLDGVDVVDGALTNPLAHAVATALALDGSVHTEDVTDVVPELFRANAIESDDTSCVRVTTSRGGRVTVAATLCAEIAAEPYVMVHGDRGRVTFWYKQDRVLLQRAGHGPVETVHGRTDLLENLVAHLTDGTDLLVPPEATGAFMRVVEAVRTAPDPSALPEGAWRRLETGTGPRRVVDGVDALVAASAERTALFSELGADWARPAALRQVQGAVR from the coding sequence ATGAGCGGCGCGAGCCGGCCCCTGCCGGTCGTCCTGGCGGGTGCCCGCGGCCACGGCCGGGTCCACCTGGAGAACATCCGCAGGCTGGAGCACGCCGGGCTGGTGCGTCTGGCCGGTGTCTGCGAACTGCGCCCGCTGACGGCCGAGGAGCTCGGCTCCCCCGCCGGCGAGGTGGCGCAGTCCGACGACTTCGACGCGCTCCTGGCCTCCACCGGCGCCCGGGTGGCGGTGATCTGCACCCCGATCCAGACGCACACCGATCTGGCGCTCGTCGCCGCCCGCCGGGGCGTCCACCTGCTGCTGGAGAAGCCGCCGGCGCCGTCGTACGCCGAGTTCCGCCGGATGGCCGACGGTGTGCGGGCCGCGGGGGTGGCCTGCCAGATCGGCTTCCAGTCGCTCGGCTCCGACGCCGTCGCCGCGGTGCGCGCCCTCGTCGCCGGCGGGGCGATCGGCGAGGTGCGCGGCGTGGGCGCGGCGGGCGCGTGGGTCCGCGGCGAGGCGTACTTCCGCCGCTCGCCGTGGTCCGGCCGGCGCCGCCTCGACGGCGTGGACGTCGTCGACGGCGCGCTGACCAACCCGCTGGCCCACGCGGTGGCGACGGCACTGGCCCTCGACGGCAGTGTGCACACGGAGGACGTCACGGACGTCGTGCCCGAACTGTTCCGGGCGAACGCGATCGAGTCCGACGACACCTCCTGCGTGCGCGTCACCACGTCGCGCGGCGGCCGGGTGACGGTCGCGGCGACGCTGTGCGCCGAGATCGCGGCCGAGCCGTACGTGATGGTGCACGGCGACCGGGGCCGGGTCACGTTCTGGTACAAGCAGGACAGGGTGCTGCTCCAGCGCGCCGGGCACGGTCCGGTGGAGACCGTCCACGGCAGGACCGACCTGCTGGAGAACCTGGTCGCGCACCTCACCGACGGGACGGACCTGCTGGTGCCGCCGGAGGCGACCGGCGCGTTCATGCGGGTCGTGGAGGCGGTGCGCACCGCGCCCGACCCGTCGGCGCTGCCCGAGGGCGCCTGGCGGCGCCTGGAGACCGGGACCGGGCCCCGCCGGGTGGTCGACGGGGTGGACGCCCTGGTCGCGGCGAGCGCCGAACGCACCGCGCTCTTCTCCGAGCTGGGCGCCGACTGGGCGCGTCCCGCCGCCCTGCGCCAGGTGCAGGGGGCGGTCCGGTGA
- a CDS encoding carbohydrate ABC transporter permease, which produces MITQDTTRSPDLSATASGPDRAGSGPAGRPPVSRRRKKNRAWDEVPRWHIYLPLGIYLVFTLVPFYWILLFALRPTGSTSLVPWPLTFDHFEKVWTERSFATYFENSLLTGVATLIMTTLVALAGGYALARFDFKVKRWFMLALLCSQFVPGALLLVPLFQIFADLSLINSLMSVIIAETVFQLPLSIILISGFIRNVPYSLEEAAWVDGCSRFTAFRVVVLPMLRPGLVAVGSFAFVHSWNHFLFALMFLNSQDKQTIPVGLNTLMGADSVDLGALAAGGVIAAVPVVIVFAFIQKWLVTGFSAGAVKG; this is translated from the coding sequence GTGATCACTCAGGACACCACCCGTTCCCCCGACCTCTCCGCCACGGCCTCCGGCCCCGACCGCGCGGGCTCCGGTCCGGCCGGCCGGCCGCCCGTCAGCCGCCGCAGGAAGAAGAACCGCGCGTGGGACGAGGTCCCCCGCTGGCACATCTACCTCCCGCTCGGCATCTACCTCGTCTTCACCCTGGTCCCGTTCTACTGGATCCTGCTCTTCGCGCTCCGTCCGACGGGCTCGACGTCGCTGGTTCCCTGGCCGCTGACGTTCGACCACTTCGAGAAGGTGTGGACGGAACGCTCGTTCGCCACCTACTTCGAGAACAGCCTGCTCACCGGTGTCGCCACGCTGATCATGACGACCCTGGTCGCCCTGGCCGGCGGCTACGCCCTCGCCCGCTTCGACTTCAAGGTCAAGCGCTGGTTCATGCTGGCCCTGCTGTGCTCGCAGTTCGTGCCCGGCGCGCTGCTGCTGGTGCCGCTGTTCCAGATCTTCGCCGACCTCAGCCTGATCAACTCGCTGATGAGCGTGATCATCGCGGAGACGGTCTTCCAGCTCCCGTTGTCCATCATCCTGATCAGCGGCTTCATCCGGAACGTGCCGTACTCCCTGGAGGAGGCCGCCTGGGTGGACGGGTGCAGCAGGTTCACCGCGTTCCGGGTCGTGGTGCTGCCGATGCTCAGGCCGGGCCTGGTGGCCGTCGGTTCCTTCGCCTTCGTCCACTCCTGGAACCACTTCCTGTTCGCCCTGATGTTCCTCAACAGCCAGGACAAGCAGACGATCCCGGTCGGCCTCAACACGCTGATGGGCGCGGACAGCGTCGACCTCGGCGCGCTCGCGGCCGGCGGTGTCATCGCCGCCGTCCCGGTGGTCATCGTCTTCGCCTTCATCCAGAAGTGGCTCGTCACCGGCTTCAGCGCGGGGGCGGTGAAGGGATGA
- a CDS encoding carbohydrate ABC transporter permease — MASAVAQKTSGPPRPLPRPPGRRRKGSAPRRLPYLLIAPAVLLMLGFIAYPVLSVFYYSAQHYNPTKPWRNGFAGWENFTAIFTEDTHFWGTLAFSLKWVSVEVSLQLLFGLALALIVNQTFVGRSLGRALVFSPWAVSGVLTSAIWVLLYNSQTGITRYLADVGIGEYGTSLLSDTGTVFWAAIVADLWRGVPFFAILILADLQSIPKDLYEAAEVDGASRIRQFVHITLPHLKDAIILSTLLRAVWEFNNVDLLYTLTGGGPAGETTTLPLYIAHTSVEGRDFGYASALTTVAFVILLFFSMVYLRLSKFGGETK; from the coding sequence ATGGCCTCAGCTGTGGCGCAGAAAACCTCAGGGCCCCCGCGCCCGCTGCCCCGGCCGCCCGGCCGGCGGCGGAAGGGATCGGCACCCCGCAGGCTGCCGTATCTGCTGATCGCTCCCGCCGTCCTGCTCATGCTGGGCTTCATCGCCTATCCGGTGCTCAGCGTCTTCTACTACAGCGCGCAGCACTACAACCCGACGAAGCCGTGGCGGAACGGCTTCGCGGGGTGGGAGAACTTCACCGCGATCTTCACGGAGGACACCCACTTCTGGGGCACCCTGGCCTTCAGCCTCAAGTGGGTCTCGGTCGAGGTGTCGCTCCAGCTCCTCTTCGGTCTCGCGCTGGCGCTGATCGTCAACCAGACCTTCGTGGGCCGCTCGCTCGGACGAGCGCTGGTGTTCTCCCCGTGGGCCGTCTCCGGCGTGCTCACGTCGGCGATCTGGGTGCTCCTCTACAACTCGCAGACCGGCATCACCCGTTACCTGGCCGACGTCGGCATCGGCGAGTACGGCACGTCGCTGCTCTCCGACACCGGCACCGTCTTCTGGGCCGCGATCGTCGCCGACCTGTGGCGCGGCGTCCCGTTCTTCGCCATCCTCATCCTCGCCGACCTCCAGTCGATCCCGAAGGACCTCTACGAGGCGGCCGAGGTCGACGGGGCGAGCCGGATACGCCAGTTCGTGCACATCACCCTGCCGCATCTGAAGGACGCCATCATCCTCTCGACGCTGCTGCGCGCGGTGTGGGAGTTCAACAACGTCGACCTCCTCTACACACTGACCGGCGGCGGTCCGGCGGGCGAGACCACGACCCTGCCGCTGTACATCGCCCACACCAGTGTCGAGGGACGCGACTTCGGTTACGCGTCCGCCCTCACGACCGTCGCGTTCGTGATCCTTCTCTTCTTCTCGATGGTCTACCTGCGCCTGAGCAAGTTCGGAGGCGAGACCAAGTGA
- the araD gene encoding L-arabinonate dehydratase: MSRGPEELRSHQWWGTDGLRSFSHRARTRQLGYLPEEHLGKPVVAVLNTWSDINPCHVHLRDRAQAVKRGVWQAGGFPLEFPVSTLSETFQKPTPMLYRNMLAMETEELLRSYPVDGAVLLGGCDKSTPALLMGAASADLPAVFVPAGPMLPGHWRGETLGSGTDMWKYWDDKRAGLIGDCEMGELESGLARSPGHCMTMGTASTLTAAAEVLGVTMPGASSIPAVDSGHDRMAAASGRRIVDVIREGLTLSQILTREAFEDAVTTVLGLGGSTNAVIHLIAMAGRAGVSLTLDDFDRLAREVPVLANVRPGGGPHLMEDFHFAGGLPGFLSRIPDLLHLDRPTVAHATLREQLDGVLVHNDDVIRLRDNPVAAEGGVAVLRGNLCPDGAVIKHIAAEPHLLKHTGPAVVFPDYRTMQRTINDPELGITAEHVLVLQNAGPKGGPGMPEYGMLPIPDHLLKQGVRDMVRISDARMSGTSYGTCVLHVAPESYVGGPLALVRTGDLITLDVEARSLHLEVPDEELDRRRAEWTEPPVRYERGYGSLYSEYVTQADTGCDFTFLARPGQVPDPYAG, translated from the coding sequence ATGAGCCGCGGTCCGGAGGAGCTGCGCAGCCACCAGTGGTGGGGGACGGACGGGCTGCGGTCGTTCTCGCACCGTGCGCGCACCCGGCAGCTCGGCTACCTGCCCGAGGAGCACCTGGGCAAGCCGGTGGTCGCGGTCCTGAACACCTGGTCCGACATCAACCCGTGCCATGTGCACCTGCGGGACCGGGCGCAGGCGGTCAAGCGGGGCGTGTGGCAGGCGGGCGGGTTCCCGCTGGAGTTCCCCGTCTCGACGCTGTCGGAGACGTTCCAGAAGCCGACGCCGATGCTCTACCGCAACATGCTGGCGATGGAGACGGAGGAGCTGCTCCGCTCCTACCCGGTGGACGGGGCGGTGCTGCTCGGCGGCTGCGACAAGTCGACGCCCGCGCTGCTGATGGGCGCGGCGAGCGCGGACCTGCCGGCGGTGTTCGTGCCGGCCGGTCCGATGCTGCCGGGTCACTGGCGGGGCGAGACGCTCGGTTCCGGTACCGACATGTGGAAGTACTGGGACGACAAGCGGGCCGGTCTGATCGGTGACTGCGAGATGGGCGAGCTGGAGAGCGGCCTGGCCCGCTCCCCCGGCCACTGCATGACGATGGGGACGGCGTCCACGCTGACGGCGGCGGCCGAGGTGCTCGGGGTGACGATGCCGGGTGCGTCGTCGATCCCGGCGGTGGACTCGGGCCACGACCGGATGGCCGCTGCCTCCGGGCGGCGGATCGTGGACGTGATCCGCGAGGGTCTGACGCTGTCGCAAATCCTGACGCGCGAGGCGTTCGAGGACGCGGTCACCACGGTGCTCGGGCTCGGCGGCTCGACCAACGCCGTCATCCACCTGATCGCGATGGCGGGCCGGGCGGGGGTGTCGCTGACGCTCGACGACTTCGACCGGCTGGCGCGCGAGGTCCCGGTGCTGGCGAACGTCCGCCCCGGCGGGGGTCCTCACCTGATGGAGGACTTCCACTTCGCCGGCGGACTGCCGGGGTTCCTGTCGCGGATCCCCGATCTGCTGCACCTGGACCGGCCCACGGTCGCGCACGCGACGCTGCGCGAGCAGCTGGACGGTGTGCTGGTCCACAACGACGACGTGATCCGCCTGCGCGACAACCCGGTGGCGGCGGAGGGCGGCGTGGCGGTGCTCCGCGGCAACCTCTGCCCGGACGGGGCGGTGATCAAGCACATCGCGGCCGAGCCGCATCTGCTCAAGCACACCGGTCCCGCGGTCGTCTTCCCCGACTACCGCACCATGCAGCGGACCATCAACGACCCGGAGCTCGGCATCACGGCGGAGCACGTCCTCGTCCTGCAGAACGCCGGCCCCAAGGGCGGACCGGGTATGCCGGAGTACGGGATGCTGCCGATCCCCGACCATCTCCTCAAGCAGGGGGTGCGGGACATGGTGCGCATCTCCGACGCCCGGATGAGCGGCACGAGTTACGGCACCTGCGTGCTGCACGTGGCCCCCGAGTCGTACGTCGGCGGACCGCTGGCGCTGGTGCGCACCGGTGACCTGATCACGCTGGACGTCGAGGCGCGGTCGCTGCACCTGGAGGTGCCGGACGAGGAGCTGGACCGGCGCCGGGCCGAGTGGACCGAGCCGCCCGTCCGCTACGAGCGCGGGTACGGATCGCTGTACAGCGAGTACGTCACGCAGGCGGACACCGGCTGCGACTTCACCTTCCTGGCCAGGCCGGGCCAGGTGCCCGATCCCTACGCGGGCTGA
- a CDS encoding dihydrodipicolinate synthase family protein has product MTATDFQALRDALADVVAIPVTPFAADGTVDEGAHRALIRRLIDGGVRTLTPNGNTGEYYALDPQERRAVTELTIDEAGGRAVILVGVGLDLPTAIASAEHARDAGAQMLMVHQPVHPYVSQAGWVDYHRAIADAVPGLGIVPYIRNASLAGSRMAELGEACPNVIGVKYAVPDAAHFAAFARDAGLERFVWVAGLAELYAPSYFAGGATGFTSGLVNVAPAVSLEMLAALRAGDLRGAMKVWEQIRPLEDLRAAHQSADNVTVVKEALAALGLCRRDIRPPSRALPKQQRPRVAELVAGWGI; this is encoded by the coding sequence ATGACGGCCACAGACTTCCAGGCCCTGCGCGACGCGCTCGCGGATGTGGTGGCGATTCCCGTCACCCCCTTCGCGGCGGACGGCACCGTGGACGAGGGCGCGCACCGGGCGCTGATCCGCCGGCTGATCGACGGCGGGGTGCGCACCCTGACGCCGAACGGCAACACCGGCGAGTACTACGCCCTGGACCCGCAGGAGCGCCGCGCGGTCACCGAGCTGACCATCGACGAGGCGGGCGGCCGGGCCGTGATCCTGGTCGGGGTCGGGCTGGACCTGCCGACGGCGATCGCCTCGGCGGAGCACGCACGGGACGCCGGCGCGCAGATGCTGATGGTGCACCAGCCGGTGCACCCCTATGTGTCGCAGGCCGGCTGGGTCGACTACCACCGCGCCATCGCGGACGCGGTTCCCGGGCTGGGCATCGTCCCCTACATCCGCAACGCCTCCCTCGCGGGCAGCCGGATGGCGGAGCTGGGCGAGGCGTGCCCGAACGTGATCGGCGTCAAGTACGCCGTTCCGGACGCCGCCCACTTCGCCGCGTTCGCCCGTGACGCCGGCCTGGAGCGTTTCGTGTGGGTCGCCGGCCTCGCCGAGCTGTACGCGCCCTCCTACTTCGCGGGCGGTGCCACCGGTTTCACCTCGGGGCTGGTCAACGTCGCCCCGGCGGTCTCGCTGGAGATGCTGGCCGCGCTGCGCGCCGGTGACCTGCGGGGCGCCATGAAGGTCTGGGAGCAGATCCGGCCGCTGGAGGACCTGCGGGCGGCGCACCAGTCCGCCGACAACGTCACGGTGGTGAAGGAGGCCCTGGCCGCGCTCGGGCTGTGCCGCCGCGACATCCGCCCGCCGAGCCGGGCGCTGCCGAAGCAGCAGCGGCCGCGGGTCGCCGAGCTGGTGGCGGGGTGGGGCATATGA
- a CDS encoding GntR family transcriptional regulator, translating to MAFAPSPIPSRTQYVLEAIKHDILTGGLSPGQALVETELAARFGVSKTPVREALKTLAGTGLVVMSQYKGATVRMVDADMAREVYDVRLLLEPEALRRSITRGASLEAARAALVSADAAADQAERSLANREFHRALYVPCGNPLLARMLDEVRDQAALVSTVAWAADPSWHREADEHREILRLAEAGDTDAAVAALYDHIASFVLRAFPLNDEENQA from the coding sequence ATGGCTTTCGCGCCCAGCCCGATCCCCTCACGTACCCAGTACGTGCTGGAGGCGATCAAACACGACATACTCACCGGCGGTCTGAGCCCCGGGCAGGCGCTGGTCGAGACCGAGCTGGCGGCACGCTTCGGAGTGTCCAAGACACCGGTGCGCGAAGCCCTCAAGACGCTCGCGGGCACGGGTCTCGTGGTGATGAGCCAGTACAAGGGCGCCACGGTGCGCATGGTCGACGCGGACATGGCCCGCGAAGTCTACGACGTGAGGCTGCTGCTGGAGCCCGAGGCGCTGCGCCGCTCGATCACCCGCGGGGCCTCCCTGGAAGCGGCGCGTGCCGCTCTGGTGAGCGCGGACGCGGCAGCGGACCAGGCGGAACGCTCCCTGGCCAACCGCGAGTTCCACCGGGCGCTGTACGTACCGTGCGGCAACCCGCTGCTGGCCCGGATGCTCGACGAGGTCCGCGACCAGGCGGCGCTGGTGTCGACGGTGGCCTGGGCGGCCGATCCCTCCTGGCACCGGGAGGCGGACGAGCACCGCGAGATCCTGCGGCTCGCCGAGGCCGGCGACACCGACGCCGCGGTGGCCGCGCTGTACGACCACATCGCGTCGTTCGTCCTGCGCGCCTTTCCCCTGAACGACGAGGAGAACCAGGCATGA